A stretch of the Streptomyces sp. NBC_01428 genome encodes the following:
- a CDS encoding flotillin family protein, with protein sequence MPMVVGVVAGAVVLAVIFIVVVFKLMWRVAEPNEALIISGSKHRTEGLEEGMGFRIVTGRGTLVMPGVQAVRKISLDLNETELHVDCVTTQGIPLKVRGVVIFKVGDDFVSIANAGRRFLDQQKMMAERVHNVFAGHLRSIVGGLTVEDMIRDREKLTGQTRAACGTEMEKLGLIVDSLQIHEIEDPTGYIKNLAMPHAAAVQRDARIAQAEANRLATEAEQKAAARMSEATRDSEILQAGYQAERDKAAAKARQAGPLADAAARQDVVVQETRIAELDALRREQQLQADVRKPADAQAYETRARAEAERDARISAAQAKAQETELAAAAEANRVKTAANAEAEATKARGAAAALATKATGEAEAAASQAKGLAAAEATRAQGLAEAAAIQARAAALAENQEAVVAQQLAENWPEIVQAGASAFGNVDHMVLLNGADGMSDLFAKALTMGGTGLGLARQLLASMSPEGAPAKSGATGLNGFTPPLTEKVPVEKVPVEKDEG encoded by the coding sequence ATGCCGATGGTCGTCGGCGTCGTGGCGGGGGCGGTTGTCCTCGCAGTGATCTTCATCGTCGTGGTCTTCAAGCTCATGTGGCGGGTCGCGGAGCCCAACGAAGCACTCATCATCTCCGGTTCGAAGCATCGGACGGAGGGCCTCGAGGAAGGCATGGGTTTCCGCATCGTGACGGGACGCGGCACGCTGGTGATGCCGGGCGTGCAGGCGGTGCGGAAGATATCGCTCGACCTCAACGAGACCGAGCTGCACGTGGACTGCGTGACCACCCAGGGCATTCCGCTCAAGGTGCGGGGCGTGGTCATCTTCAAGGTGGGCGACGACTTCGTGTCGATCGCGAACGCGGGCCGCCGTTTCCTCGACCAGCAGAAGATGATGGCCGAGCGGGTGCACAACGTGTTCGCCGGCCATCTGCGGTCCATCGTCGGCGGGTTGACCGTCGAGGACATGATCAGGGACCGGGAGAAGCTGACCGGTCAGACGCGGGCGGCGTGCGGGACGGAGATGGAGAAGCTCGGTCTGATCGTCGACTCGCTGCAGATCCACGAGATCGAGGACCCGACCGGATACATCAAGAACCTCGCGATGCCGCACGCCGCCGCCGTCCAGCGGGACGCGCGCATCGCGCAGGCCGAGGCGAACCGCCTCGCCACCGAGGCCGAGCAGAAGGCCGCGGCCCGGATGTCGGAGGCGACCCGGGACAGCGAGATCCTCCAGGCCGGCTACCAGGCCGAGCGCGACAAGGCGGCGGCGAAGGCCCGGCAGGCCGGACCTCTCGCGGACGCCGCGGCCCGGCAGGACGTGGTCGTGCAGGAGACCCGGATCGCGGAACTCGACGCACTCCGCCGCGAGCAGCAGCTCCAGGCGGACGTCCGCAAGCCGGCGGACGCCCAGGCCTACGAGACACGGGCCCGCGCCGAGGCCGAGCGTGACGCGCGTATCTCGGCGGCGCAGGCCAAGGCCCAGGAGACCGAACTGGCCGCCGCGGCCGAGGCGAACCGGGTCAAGACCGCCGCCAACGCCGAGGCCGAGGCGACGAAGGCCCGGGGTGCGGCCGCCGCGCTGGCGACCAAGGCCACCGGTGAGGCGGAGGCGGCGGCGTCCCAGGCCAAGGGGCTCGCCGCCGCCGAGGCCACCCGCGCCCAGGGCCTCGCGGAGGCGGCGGCCATCCAGGCACGGGCCGCCGCGCTCGCCGAGAACCAGGAGGCGGTGGTCGCCCAGCAACTCGCCGAGAACTGGCCGGAGATCGTCCAGGCGGGTGCGAGCGCGTTCGGCAACGTCGACCACATGGTGCTGCTCAACGGGGCCGACGGCATGTCGGACCTGTTCGCCAAGGCGCTCACCATGGGCGGCACGGGCCTCGGCCTGGCCCGCCAGTTGCTCGCCTCGATGAGTCCGGAGGGCGCACCGGCCAAGAGCGGGGCGACGGGCCTCAACGGCTTCACGCCGCCGCTCACCGAGAAGGTCCCCGTGGAGAAGGTTCCCGTGGAGAAGGACGAGGGCTGA
- a CDS encoding type II toxin-antitoxin system PemK/MazF family toxin, whose protein sequence is MTASPDEDVPGRYGPTATTEAEPRDVGPVKTEYSPAHDGDPDPGEIVWTWVPYEENDGRGKDRPVLVVAREPAGTLLAVQLSSKRHDGEREWVAIGSGPWDRTGRDSWIAVDRVLRLHEDGMRREACALDRMRFNSVVHRLRERYGWR, encoded by the coding sequence GTGACTGCCTCTCCCGATGAAGACGTCCCCGGCCGCTACGGTCCCACCGCGACCACCGAGGCCGAACCCCGCGACGTCGGCCCCGTGAAGACCGAGTACTCCCCCGCCCACGACGGCGACCCCGACCCGGGCGAGATCGTCTGGACCTGGGTGCCGTACGAGGAGAACGACGGCCGGGGCAAGGACCGCCCGGTACTGGTCGTGGCCCGCGAACCCGCGGGCACCCTGCTGGCGGTACAGCTCTCCAGCAAGCGGCACGACGGCGAGCGCGAGTGGGTCGCGATCGGGAGCGGCCCCTGGGACCGGACGGGACGGGACTCCTGGATCGCCGTCGACCGGGTGCTCCGGCTGCACGAGGACGGGATGCGCCGCGAGGCGTGCGCGCTGGACCGGATGCGGTTCAACTCCGTCGTGCACCGGCTGCGCGAGCGGTACGGCTGGCGCTGA
- a CDS encoding TIGR02452 family protein, whose protein sequence is MSARLRAIARETEEIVAAGGYRGPSGVRVTIADAVESARSGTRLHGPEPVETPSVPHHDTSFEVTGESSLEAARRLTALDGDPVAVLNFSSARNPGGGYLNGAQAQEEALCRASALYACLLRARGFYDHHRAHRDTFYTDRVIHSPGVPVFRDDRGRLLDEPFPAGFLTAAAPNAGVVLRTAPERAGELPRALAVRAERVLETAAAHGYRRLVLGAWGCGVFRNDPAQVAGAFRGLLVGGRFDGYFDHVVFGVLDRTPDRATHRAFEQAFAHELRGV, encoded by the coding sequence ATGAGCGCGCGCCTGCGGGCGATCGCCCGGGAGACGGAGGAGATCGTGGCGGCCGGCGGCTACCGCGGCCCCTCCGGCGTCCGGGTGACCATCGCCGACGCCGTCGAGTCGGCCCGGTCCGGGACGCGGCTGCACGGACCCGAGCCGGTGGAGACGCCCTCGGTGCCCCACCACGACACGTCGTTCGAGGTCACGGGCGAGAGCAGCCTGGAGGCGGCCCGCCGGCTCACCGCCCTGGACGGTGACCCCGTCGCGGTGCTGAACTTCTCCTCGGCGCGCAATCCGGGCGGCGGCTATCTGAACGGCGCCCAGGCCCAGGAGGAGGCCCTGTGCCGCGCCTCCGCGCTGTACGCCTGCCTGCTGCGGGCCCGGGGGTTCTACGACCATCACCGCGCCCACCGCGACACGTTCTACACGGACCGTGTCATCCACTCACCCGGCGTACCCGTCTTCCGCGACGACCGGGGCCGGCTCCTCGACGAGCCGTTTCCGGCCGGGTTCCTGACCGCGGCGGCCCCGAACGCGGGCGTCGTGCTGCGCACCGCCCCGGAGCGCGCCGGCGAGCTGCCCCGCGCGCTCGCGGTCCGTGCCGAGCGCGTCCTGGAGACCGCCGCCGCCCACGGATACCGCCGTCTGGTGCTCGGCGCCTGGGGCTGCGGGGTCTTCCGGAACGATCCGGCCCAGGTGGCCGGCGCCTTCCGCGGGCTGCTGGTGGGAGGCCGCTTCGACGGGTACTTCGACCATGTGGTGTTCGGCGTCCTCGACCGCACGCCGGACCGCGCGACCCACCGTGCTTTCGAGCAGGCGTTCGCTCACGAACTCCGGGGAGTGTGA
- the egtA gene encoding ergothioneine biosynthesis glutamate--cysteine ligase EgtA: MSDSVSDCTERRRSTVTEAEVEALVHGICFKTGPPRLLGVEVEWLVHELRAPWLPVPPERLEAAYAALRAVPLSSALTVEPGGQLELSSAPAASLMECVRSVSADLAAVRAKLRETGLGLSGYGQDPWNPPTRYLHEPRYDAMERCLDRAGPEGRAMMCTSASVQVCVDAGYEEPGPLGHGRRWWLAHQLGAVLVAAFAHSPMARGRSTGWRSTRQSLWTAMDPGRTDAPPLGGDPRASWARHVLDSPVMCVRAPEGPWDVPEGMTFRDWTRSGTPPVREDLDYHMTTLFPPVRPRGHLELRMIDAQPGEDGWIVPLAVTAALFDDPDAAEVAYRTVKPLAERAGPDRAPRNPLWRDAARHGLADPELREAAAICFAAAQEALPRLGASPEVLDAVAEFTDRYVARGRCPADDLLGADRAQHEGRSGDRSGTRSDGRSEARSDGRSTGRFDGKDISS, encoded by the coding sequence ATGTCCGATTCGGTGAGTGACTGTACGGAGCGACGCCGCTCCACCGTCACCGAGGCCGAGGTGGAGGCGCTCGTCCATGGCATCTGCTTCAAGACGGGCCCGCCCCGCCTCCTCGGTGTGGAAGTCGAATGGCTCGTCCACGAGCTGCGCGCGCCGTGGCTCCCCGTACCGCCAGAACGTCTCGAAGCGGCGTACGCCGCTCTGCGGGCCGTGCCCCTGAGTTCGGCGCTGACCGTCGAACCCGGTGGGCAGCTGGAGCTGAGTTCCGCTCCCGCCGCCTCCCTGATGGAGTGCGTACGGTCCGTGTCGGCCGACCTGGCCGCCGTCCGCGCGAAGCTGCGCGAGACGGGCCTCGGCCTCAGCGGTTACGGCCAGGACCCCTGGAACCCCCCGACCCGCTACCTCCATGAGCCCCGGTACGACGCCATGGAGCGCTGTCTCGACCGTGCGGGGCCCGAGGGCCGCGCCATGATGTGCACGTCGGCGTCCGTGCAGGTGTGCGTGGACGCCGGTTACGAGGAGCCGGGTCCGCTGGGGCACGGGCGGCGCTGGTGGCTCGCGCACCAGCTCGGCGCGGTCCTGGTGGCCGCGTTCGCCCACTCCCCCATGGCCCGGGGACGGAGCACGGGCTGGCGCTCCACACGGCAGTCGCTGTGGACCGCGATGGACCCCGGGCGCACCGACGCGCCGCCCCTGGGCGGCGATCCCCGGGCCTCCTGGGCCCGACACGTCCTCGACTCCCCGGTGATGTGCGTCCGGGCGCCCGAGGGCCCCTGGGACGTGCCGGAGGGCATGACCTTCCGCGACTGGACCCGGTCCGGCACCCCGCCGGTCCGGGAGGACCTCGATTACCACATGACGACGCTGTTCCCGCCGGTACGTCCGCGCGGTCATCTCGAACTCCGCATGATCGACGCGCAGCCGGGTGAGGACGGCTGGATCGTGCCCCTCGCGGTGACGGCGGCCCTCTTCGACGACCCGGACGCGGCCGAGGTGGCCTACCGGACCGTGAAGCCGCTCGCGGAGCGGGCGGGCCCGGACCGAGCGCCCCGCAACCCGCTGTGGCGGGACGCGGCCCGGCACGGCCTCGCCGATCCGGAACTGCGCGAGGCCGCGGCGATCTGCTTCGCCGCGGCCCAGGAGGCGCTGCCGAGGCTCGGGGCCTCCCCCGAGGTCCTGGACGCGGTGGCCGAGTTCACCGACCGCTACGTGGCGCGGGGCCGCTGCCCCGCCGACGACCTGCTCGGCGCGGACCGGGCCCAGCACGAGGGCCGGTCCGGCGACCGGTCAGGCACCCGTTCCGACGGCCGGTCCGAGGCCCGGTCCGACGGCCGCTCGACCGGCCGGTTCGATGGGAAGGACATCAGCTCATGA
- the egtB gene encoding ergothioneine biosynthesis protein EgtB: MTAPAPDSLTDPESLRERALDALVTARDRTALLTSCVEDPDLTAQHSPLMSPLVWDLAHIGNQEELWLLRAVAGREALRPEIDGLYDAFEHARSERPKLPLLPPAEARTYAAEVRGRALDVLESSAFRGSRLTEAGFAFGMVAQHEQQHDETMLITHQLRRGPAALTAPDPAPVAPFTGPAEVLVPGGPFVMGTSTEPWALDNERPAHRRTVPSFHIDTTPVTNGAYQAFMADGGYGDPRWWTPEGWDHIRTHGIEAPLFWRREGGQWLRRRFGVTEVVPPDEPVLHVCWYEADAYARWAGRRLPTEAEWEKAARHDPVSDRSTRYPWGDADPTPEHANLGQRHLRPAPAGSYPAGASPLGVRQLIGDVWEWTSSDLEPYPGFAAFPYREYSEVFFGPDHKVLRGGSFAVDQVACRGTFRNWDYPIRRQIFAGFRTARDGSS, encoded by the coding sequence ATGACCGCCCCCGCCCCCGATTCGCTGACGGATCCGGAGTCGCTCAGGGAGCGCGCCCTCGACGCGCTCGTCACCGCCCGGGACCGCACCGCCCTCCTCACCTCGTGCGTGGAGGACCCCGACCTGACCGCGCAGCACTCGCCGCTGATGTCCCCGCTGGTGTGGGACCTCGCGCACATCGGCAACCAGGAGGAGCTGTGGCTGCTGCGGGCGGTCGCGGGACGCGAGGCGCTGCGGCCCGAGATCGACGGGCTCTACGACGCGTTCGAGCACGCGCGTTCCGAGCGGCCGAAACTGCCGCTGCTGCCGCCCGCCGAGGCCCGCACGTACGCGGCGGAGGTGCGCGGCCGGGCGCTCGACGTCCTGGAGAGCTCCGCGTTCCGGGGCAGCCGCCTCACCGAGGCCGGATTCGCCTTCGGCATGGTCGCGCAGCACGAACAGCAGCACGACGAGACCATGCTGATCACCCATCAGCTCCGGAGGGGCCCCGCCGCCCTGACCGCTCCGGATCCCGCTCCGGTCGCGCCGTTCACGGGGCCGGCCGAAGTCCTGGTGCCCGGCGGCCCGTTCGTGATGGGCACCTCCACCGAACCCTGGGCGCTCGACAACGAGCGTCCCGCGCACCGGCGTACGGTCCCGTCGTTCCACATCGACACGACGCCGGTCACCAACGGCGCCTACCAGGCCTTCATGGCGGACGGCGGCTACGGCGACCCGCGCTGGTGGACGCCGGAGGGCTGGGACCACATCCGGACGCACGGCATCGAGGCGCCGCTGTTCTGGCGGCGCGAGGGCGGTCAGTGGCTGCGGCGGCGCTTCGGCGTCACCGAGGTCGTGCCGCCCGACGAGCCCGTTCTGCACGTGTGCTGGTACGAGGCCGACGCGTACGCCCGCTGGGCGGGCCGGCGGCTGCCCACCGAGGCGGAGTGGGAGAAGGCGGCCCGCCACGACCCGGTCTCCGACCGTTCCACCCGCTACCCGTGGGGCGACGCCGACCCCACACCGGAACACGCCAATCTGGGTCAGCGTCATCTGCGTCCGGCACCGGCGGGCAGCTATCCGGCGGGCGCCTCACCGCTCGGCGTACGGCAGTTGATCGGTGACGTGTGGGAGTGGACGTCGAGCGACCTGGAGCCGTATCCGGGGTTCGCCGCCTTCCCGTACAGGGAGTACTCGGAGGTCTTCTTCGGGCCCGACCACAAGGTGCTGCGCGGTGGTTCGTTCGCGGTGGACCAGGTGGCCTGCCGGGGCACGTTCCGCAACTGGGACTATCCGATCAGGCGGCAGATCTTCGCCGGCTTCCGCACGGCCCGTGACGGATCCTCCTGA
- the egtC gene encoding ergothioneine biosynthesis protein EgtC, producing MCRHLAFLGDEEQLGTLLVAPEHSLFRQSWAPRRQRHGTVNADGFGVGWYAEGDPVPARYRRTGPVWGDASFADLARVVRSRAVLAAVRDATVAGSDGEAAAAPFAAGTWLFSHNGAVLGWPGSLAPLVSGLPAAELLSLEARCDSAFVWALVLRRLRSGDTEGQALADTVVEVAEAAPGSRLNLLLTDGGTIAATAWGDTLWYLAEPGRRVVVASEPHDDDPGWREVPDRTLLTASRTEVLLTPLKDMSDDMASAQRKEPRT from the coding sequence ATGTGCCGTCATCTGGCGTTCCTCGGCGACGAGGAGCAGCTCGGGACGCTCCTCGTCGCGCCGGAGCACAGCCTGTTCCGGCAGTCCTGGGCGCCCCGCAGACAACGGCACGGGACGGTCAACGCCGACGGTTTCGGCGTGGGTTGGTACGCCGAGGGCGATCCGGTGCCCGCCCGGTACCGGCGTACCGGGCCCGTCTGGGGTGACGCGTCGTTCGCCGACCTGGCCCGTGTGGTCAGGTCGCGTGCGGTGCTCGCCGCGGTGCGGGACGCGACCGTGGCGGGCTCGGACGGGGAGGCCGCGGCGGCGCCGTTCGCCGCGGGCACCTGGCTGTTCAGCCACAACGGCGCCGTCCTCGGGTGGCCCGGCTCCCTCGCCCCGCTCGTGTCGGGCCTGCCCGCGGCCGAGCTGCTGTCCCTGGAGGCCCGCTGCGACTCCGCGTTCGTGTGGGCGCTGGTGCTGCGCCGGCTGCGCTCCGGGGACACGGAGGGGCAGGCGCTGGCCGACACGGTCGTGGAGGTCGCGGAGGCGGCCCCCGGATCACGCCTCAACCTGCTGCTGACCGACGGCGGGACCATCGCAGCGACCGCCTGGGGCGACACCCTCTGGTACCTCGCGGAGCCGGGCCGTCGCGTCGTGGTGGCCTCCGAGCCGCACGACGACGACCCGGGATGGCGGGAGGTCCCCGACCGCACCCTCCTCACGGCGAGCCGCACCGAGGTGCTGCTCACCCCGCTCAAGGACATGAGCGACGACATGGCATCCGCACAGCGCAAGGAGCCCCGTACGTGA
- the egtD gene encoding L-histidine N(alpha)-methyltransferase produces the protein MSPFLLTRTLPEDATEAALRADVLHGLGQSPKTLPPKWFYDAHGSELFEKITELPEYYPTRAEREILLARAGAIAAASGARTLVELGSGSSEKTRHLLDALPDLHTYVPVDVSESALTQAGHALIAERPELNVHALIADFTAGLTLPDTPGPRLVAFLGGTIGNLLPAERASFLSSVRSLLSPGDTLLLGTDLVKEPSVLVAAYDDAAGVTAAFNKNVLSVVDRELGADFDLDAFEHVALWDAGHEWIEMRLRSRVAQTVKISALGLAVDFAEGEEVRTEISAKFRAEGVRAELAEASFDLTHWWTDTEGRFALSLSSAV, from the coding sequence GTGAGCCCGTTCCTGCTGACCCGCACCCTTCCCGAGGACGCCACCGAGGCGGCCCTGCGTGCCGACGTCCTGCACGGCCTCGGGCAGTCACCGAAGACGCTGCCGCCGAAGTGGTTCTACGACGCGCACGGCAGCGAGCTGTTCGAGAAGATCACCGAACTGCCGGAGTACTACCCGACGCGCGCCGAGCGGGAGATCCTGCTCGCGCGGGCGGGCGCGATCGCGGCGGCGAGCGGTGCGCGCACGCTCGTCGAGCTGGGTTCCGGCTCGTCGGAGAAGACGCGTCATCTGCTGGACGCGCTGCCGGACCTGCACACCTACGTCCCCGTGGACGTGAGTGAGAGCGCGCTCACGCAGGCCGGGCACGCGCTGATCGCGGAGCGTCCCGAGCTGAACGTGCACGCCCTGATCGCCGACTTCACCGCCGGTCTCACGCTCCCGGACACACCGGGACCGCGTCTGGTGGCGTTCCTGGGGGGCACCATCGGCAATCTGCTGCCCGCCGAGCGTGCCTCGTTCCTGTCGTCCGTACGGTCCCTGCTGTCGCCCGGGGACACCCTGCTGCTCGGCACGGACCTGGTGAAGGAACCGTCGGTGCTGGTCGCGGCCTACGACGACGCGGCCGGGGTGACGGCGGCGTTCAACAAGAACGTGCTGAGCGTCGTCGACCGTGAACTCGGCGCGGACTTCGACCTCGACGCGTTCGAGCACGTCGCGCTCTGGGACGCCGGGCACGAGTGGATCGAGATGCGGCTGCGGTCCCGTGTCGCGCAGACCGTGAAGATCAGCGCCCTCGGTCTGGCCGTCGACTTCGCGGAGGGCGAGGAGGTGCGGACCGAGATCTCGGCCAAGTTCCGCGCGGAGGGCGTCCGCGCCGAACTGGCGGAGGCGAGCTTCGACCTGACGCACTGGTGGACGGACACCGAGGGCCGCTTCGCGCTGTCGCTGAGCTCGGCGGTCTGA
- a CDS encoding extracellular solute-binding protein, with product MKRRLLAVACVSASLLTACGSLPGSGTSRHTVTVWLMKDSASKDFLKRFTEDFESRHGDIRLDIRIQEWTGIGDKVQAALKQSDADAPDVIEVGNTQVAQYVDAGGLSDLTLESMRDWGVNDWLPGLAEPGRFGTRQFGVPWYAANRVVIYRKDLFRAAGVEQPPKTREQWLTDTERLNTAGNQGIYLAGQDWYTLSGFIWDEGGDLAEESRSGSWTGTLDTPAALRGIEFYRRLQALGDGPVDADEEHPPQSGVFAKGRVAQIVAVPGLVQAIERTNPDLKGKLGFFPVPGKTAEKPGAVFTGGSDLVVPENTDDRTGATAVIAALAGAKWQKELARTMNYVPNKSKLAGAVSGEPGVAAMAAGAAQGRATPSSPQWAAVEADNPIKKSMTKILGGADPATEARKASESITRVLSVDGE from the coding sequence GTGAAACGTCGCCTCCTCGCCGTCGCCTGCGTCAGCGCCTCCCTGCTCACCGCGTGCGGCTCCTTGCCGGGAAGCGGCACGTCACGACACACCGTCACGGTGTGGCTGATGAAGGACAGCGCCTCCAAGGATTTCCTCAAGCGCTTCACCGAGGACTTCGAGAGCAGGCACGGCGACATCCGGCTCGACATCCGCATCCAGGAGTGGACCGGGATCGGCGACAAGGTCCAGGCGGCCCTGAAGCAGAGTGACGCCGACGCGCCCGACGTCATCGAGGTCGGCAACACCCAGGTGGCGCAGTACGTCGACGCCGGCGGGCTCAGTGACCTGACCCTGGAATCGATGCGCGACTGGGGCGTGAACGACTGGCTGCCCGGCCTCGCCGAGCCCGGCCGGTTCGGCACCCGCCAGTTCGGCGTCCCCTGGTACGCCGCCAACCGTGTCGTCATCTACCGCAAGGACCTGTTCCGGGCCGCCGGCGTCGAGCAGCCGCCCAAGACCCGCGAGCAGTGGCTCACCGACACCGAACGCCTCAACACCGCCGGGAACCAGGGCATCTACCTGGCCGGCCAGGACTGGTACACCCTCTCCGGGTTCATCTGGGACGAGGGCGGCGACCTCGCCGAGGAGTCGCGCTCCGGCAGCTGGACGGGCACGCTCGATACGCCGGCCGCGCTGCGCGGCATCGAATTCTACCGGCGCCTCCAGGCGCTCGGTGACGGACCGGTGGACGCCGACGAGGAACACCCGCCGCAGTCCGGGGTGTTCGCGAAGGGGCGGGTGGCGCAGATCGTGGCCGTGCCCGGACTCGTCCAGGCCATCGAGCGCACGAACCCCGACCTGAAGGGCAAGTTGGGCTTCTTCCCCGTTCCCGGCAAGACCGCCGAGAAGCCCGGCGCGGTCTTCACCGGTGGCTCCGACCTCGTCGTGCCCGAGAACACCGACGACCGCACCGGTGCCACCGCCGTCATCGCGGCGCTCGCGGGCGCCAAGTGGCAGAAGGAACTGGCCAGGACGATGAACTACGTCCCCAACAAGTCCAAGCTCGCCGGCGCCGTGTCCGGCGAACCGGGCGTGGCCGCCATGGCGGCGGGGGCCGCGCAGGGCCGGGCGACCCCGTCCTCGCCGCAGTGGGCCGCCGTCGAGGCGGACAACCCGATCAAGAAGTCCATGACGAAGATCCTCGGCGGAGCCGACCCGGCGACGGAGGCCCGCAAGGCCTCCGAGAGCATCACGCGCGTCCTGTCCGTGGACGGGGAATGA
- a CDS encoding dodecin, translating into MSDHTYRVTEIVGTSHEGIDQAIRNGVTRASQTLRNLDWFEVTQVRGQIENGRVEHYQVGLKLGFRLEDAD; encoded by the coding sequence ATGTCCGACCACACCTACCGGGTCACCGAGATCGTCGGGACCTCGCACGAAGGCATCGACCAGGCGATCCGCAACGGCGTCACCCGCGCCTCGCAGACCCTGCGCAACCTCGACTGGTTCGAGGTCACGCAGGTCAGGGGCCAGATCGAGAACGGGCGGGTCGAGCACTACCAGGTCGGCCTGAAGCTCGGATTCCGGCTGGAGGACGCGGACTGA
- a CDS encoding phosphatase domain-containing protein translates to MKEQSSRPPLAVFDLDGTLADTAHRQRFLERSPRDWDAFFAAAAQDPPLAEGVALALSSARECEVVYLTGRPERCRRDTVAWLAAQGLPEGRIWMRRNDDRRPARRTKLEILRRLARDREIRVLVDDDELVCEDAERAGFRVVRARWADASPALRDAQEGEGRT, encoded by the coding sequence GTGAAGGAGCAGAGCAGCAGACCGCCACTCGCCGTGTTCGACCTGGACGGCACCCTCGCGGACACCGCGCACCGCCAGCGGTTCCTGGAGCGCTCCCCGCGGGACTGGGACGCGTTCTTCGCGGCGGCGGCCCAGGATCCACCGCTCGCCGAGGGGGTCGCGCTGGCGCTGAGCAGCGCGCGCGAGTGCGAGGTCGTCTACCTGACCGGCCGTCCGGAGCGGTGCCGCCGGGACACGGTGGCCTGGCTGGCCGCCCAGGGTCTGCCCGAGGGGCGTATCTGGATGCGGCGCAACGACGACCGCAGGCCCGCCCGCCGTACCAAACTGGAGATCCTGCGCCGACTCGCGCGGGACCGGGAGATCCGCGTCCTCGTCGACGACGACGAACTCGTCTGCGAGGACGCGGAACGGGCCGGCTTCAGGGTCGTACGGGCGCGCTGGGCCGACGCGTCACCGGCGCTGCGGGACGCGCAGGAGGGGGAGGGGCGCACCTGA
- a CDS encoding RNA polymerase sigma factor, with protein MQDAAGTEELALRAAAGDRAALDVLLQQVRPEVVRRCGRFLPCREDAEEAAQDVLLQVSRKITTFEGRSRFSTWLHTVVSNCARQKYRELKRRAAERPEEIDAAQHVDPRTTSVIAGSRVDLLEALDRLEREHPHLVAPLVYRDICQLEYAEVAERVGIPLGTLKSRLHEARRQVRPWLADAS; from the coding sequence GTGCAGGACGCGGCGGGGACCGAGGAACTCGCGCTGCGGGCGGCCGCCGGTGACCGGGCGGCCCTCGACGTGCTGCTCCAGCAGGTCCGGCCCGAGGTCGTGCGGCGCTGCGGACGCTTTCTGCCCTGCCGCGAGGACGCCGAGGAGGCGGCCCAGGACGTGCTCCTCCAGGTGTCCCGGAAGATCACCACGTTCGAGGGCCGCAGCCGCTTCAGCACCTGGCTCCACACGGTGGTCTCCAACTGTGCCCGGCAGAAGTACCGCGAGTTGAAGCGCCGGGCCGCCGAGCGGCCCGAGGAGATCGACGCCGCCCAGCACGTCGATCCCCGGACCACGAGCGTCATCGCCGGCTCGCGGGTCGACCTGCTGGAGGCGCTGGACCGGCTGGAGCGCGAACACCCGCACCTGGTGGCGCCGTTGGTGTACCGCGACATCTGCCAGCTGGAATACGCGGAGGTCGCGGAGCGCGTCGGCATTCCGCTCGGCACGCTCAAGTCCCGCCTCCACGAGGCGCGCAGGCAGGTCCGGCCCTGGCTGGCCGACGCCTCCTGA